The proteins below come from a single Leptidea sinapis chromosome Z, ilLepSina1.1, whole genome shotgun sequence genomic window:
- the LOC126978461 gene encoding uncharacterized protein LOC126978461, whose amino-acid sequence MVRKELVPEERPICNVVAVYRERGNYLQRIEQFDKAILAYNEALRWNPSDVRSLLGRSLAQAKATHYADALADAAKAAEIETENQTALHLRAQTNYEKCAFERALVLATRGQMLRKYPPNFAETARCAEETIRDCTGRSAFKILSSIKKLSERVEVKKDSVELAAPGITQRVPRLQPLKDQEVQEVTRVEKQKAERISRLMASKYLERMAHDKYFLTALCKDERLSSANKKGSEKMQELANKALTDIQKRQAILRERRPLYAARAIEADARKRLSKARKERIRNAQLQHIADAKRLIQSAEVAFEQRDTAKCLELAEFAMEQIMRKPADLMPGKEKFILEIQNIVGNAFLDQKRVKHEMCEADREKRAFILLGISISREPSRDSILRTRPFAPPRDSKRRFRTLERALSQSMRAVERCYVLHELSRLYADAKQTYKAKYYALKCQSESRSANQRVWLLNALFLLARCHLLQNNRPEARATLLEAAGLARAFGHSDVAEFFDTCVNVSLEGDVASTEALIEKREKAMVSLMQDNEMRLAAEHLFRRMSVIPASRRFSIMPGARVEENIPPTAASRRISIAPRTQQPTRIAHKTRHPHGFQDFDNI is encoded by the exons ATGGTTCGAAAGGAATTAGTTCCTGAAGAAAGGCCTATTTGCAATGTGGTTGCGGTGTATCGAGAAAGAGG AAACTACTTACAAAGGATAGAGCAATTTGATAAAGCTATCCTCGCCTACAATGAAGCTCTTCGGTGGAAC CCGTCGGATGTCCGGTCCCTGCTCGGAAGAAGTCTGGCTCAAGCTAAAGCGACACATTACGCTGATGCACTCGCCGATGCAGCCAAAGCAGCTG AAATTGAAACGGAAAATCAAACAGCACTACACCTGAGAGCTCAGACGAATTATGAAAAATGTGCATTTGAACGAGCGTTGGTTCTCGCGACTCGAGGACAAATGCTTCGGAAGTATCCGCCGAACTTCGCCGAGACTGCCAGATGCGCTGAGGAAACG ATACGAGATTGTACCGGAAGGAGTGCTTTTAAGATACTGTCATCCATTAAGAAGTTATCAGAACGAGTGGAAGTTAAGAAAGATTCGGTAGAATTAGCAGCTCCGGGTATTACGCAACGAGTTCCTAGATTACAACCACTAAAGGATCAAGAA GTACAGGAGGTAACCCGTGTAGAAAAGCAAAAAGCCGAGCGTATTTCTCGCTTAATGGCCTCGAAATATTTAGAGCGAATGGCTCATGATAAATATTTCCTCACGGCTTTATGTAAGGACGAGCGCCTTAGCTCAGCGAACAAAAAGGGATCGGAGAAAATGCAGGAGCTAGCGAACAAAGCCTTGACTGATATCCAGAAACGTCAAGCAA TTCTCCGCGAACGTCGACCGTTATACGCCGCTAGAGCAATAGAAGCTGATGCTCGTAAGAGATTGTCTAAAGCTAGGAAGGAAAGAATTAGAAACGCTCAACTGCAGCACATTGCTGATGCGAAACGACTCATACAGTCTGCCGAGGTTGCATTTGAGCAACGAGACACAGCTAAATGTCTAGAGCTAGCCGAATTTGCAATGGAACAAATTATGAGAAAGCCAGCAGACCTTATGCCGGGAAAAGAGAAATTCATACTggaaatacaaaatattgtagGAAATGCATTTTTAGATCAG AAACGTGTCAAGCATGAAATGTGCGAGGCAGACCGTGAAAAAAGAGCATTCATATTACTCGGCATATCAATATCGAGGGAGCCGAGTCGTGATTCTATTTTGAGAACAAGACCTTTCGCGCCTCCTCGCGATTCCAA acgTCGCTTTCGAACTCTGGAACGTGCTCTATCGCAAAGTATGCGTGCTGTTGAAAGATGCTATGTACTGCACGAATTATCGCGATTATACGCGGATGCCAAGCAAACATATAAAGCTAAATATTATGCTTTGAAGTGTCAATCCG AGTCAAGATCCGCTAATCAGCGTGTCTGGTTGCTGAATGCTTTGTTTCTGTTGGCACGATGTCATCTGCTCCAGAATAACAGACCGGAGGCGAGAGCAACACTGCTGGAAGCGGCTGGCTTAGCCCGTGCCTTTGGCCACAGTGATGTAGCAGAGTTTTTTGATacg TGTGTGAACGTGTCACTAGAAGGTGATGTAGCTTCGACCGAAGCGTTAATTGAAAAGCGCGAAAAGGCAATGGTGTCTTTGATGCAAGACAACGAGATGCGTCTTGCAGCTGAGCATCTCTTTAGAAGAATGTCGGTTATACCAGCTTCAAG ACGATTTTCGATAATGCCCGGTGCTCGTGTTGAAGAGAATATTCCACCGACAGCTGCCAGCCGACGAATATCGATCGCACCTCGGACCCAACAACCGACAAGAATTGCTCATAAAACTCGTCACCCGCACGGCTTTCAAGATTTCGATAACATTTAA
- the LOC126978464 gene encoding dynein intermediate chain 3, ciliary-like — MMDKDLTYAYFKPRKDFGKQPLFCEVDSHLIDSISPSKHDQQQYCLRNPVNHDTQTSNHCSEKYMNTKELIVEHAGINHTEGGWPKDIHVDDEEATSRYCRRVERDDAYIHTVLSTYPQFKSYIDQNNGIEMYDMFFKNMPTQKSVEKSMIQVGNAFKDDQERPISSISWTFEDNSKMVVAYCNKQYPLSQLVNKDFTCSIWDIENPNSPMLQLHPTSACWQLVCSPGNSNVIVGGLEDGTVCIFDTRVNSQCTSSSPLHLAHRDPISSLIYIPSRLNTDFFSASTDGMCKWWDVRNTSSPTDTLIISIQIPPGESKSIANSEGISSLQYDRSFPTKFLCGTDTGFVINVNRKGKTHNEIMSAVFAAHYGPVHAVHRSPCTSKIFITCGDWRVNIWSDDIHSGPIITGMKHVKKITDVVWSPHRISNYMSISADGKFRVWDLLRKYHEPVITLPVSKYPLLKLKPHEDGQKVAVGDKKGIVYLLYLSENLVISSETDKPLMLKNFDRETRREHILESRVREIKLRLKLEDEKPVDMGIIDNEEAILKVTEDEYRSKVSQEMLNIGSSAAISGSKGRKNIQMRER; from the coding sequence ATGATGGACAAAGATCTAACTTATGCATATTTCAAGCCAAGAAAAGATTTTGGAAAACAGCCTCTATTTTGTGAAGTTGATTCACATTTGATTGATTCAATAAGTCCCAGCAAACATGATCAACAGCAATATTGTTTAAGAAACCCTGTGAATCATGACACTCAAACAAGTAATCACTGCTCAGAAAAGTACATGAATACGAAGGAACTAATTGTTGAACATGCTGGTATTAATCACACTGAAGGTGGTTGGCCAAAAGACATTCATGTGGATGATGAAGAAGCCACGTCCAGATATTGTCGCCGAGTTGAAAGAGACGATGCATATATACATACTGTGCTGTCAACTTATCCTCAATTTAAAAGTTACATCGATCAAAATAATGGTATAGAAATGTACGAcatgtttttcaaaaatatgcCAACTCAAAAATCCGTTGAAAAGTCTATGATTCAAGTCGGGAATGCTTTTAAAGATGACCAAGAAAGACCAATTAGTAGCATCAGTTGGACATTTGAAGATAATTCAAAAATGGTTGTggcttattgtaataaacaatATCCACTAAGCCAACttgtaaataaagattttacCTGCTCTATTTGGGATATAGAAAATCCCAATTCACCCATGTTACAATTGCATCCTACTTCAGCTTGCTGGCAGCTGGTGTGTTCACCTGGAAATTCAAATGTGATTGTTGGTGGTCTAGAAGATGGAACAGTTTGTATTTTTGATACACGTGTTAATTCTCAATGTACTTCTTCAAGTCCACTGCATTTAGCACATCGAGATCCAATTTCTAGTCTTATTTATATTCCATCACGCTTAAATACGGACTTTTTTAGTGCATCTACCGATGGCATGTGTAAGTGGTGGGACGTACGTAATACGTCTTCACCTACTGATACTTTGATAATATCTATACAAATTCCGCCTGGTGAATCTAAAAGTATAGCTAATTCAGAAGGGATTAGTTCATTGCAATATGACAGATCATTTCCGACAAAATTTTTGTGTGGAACAGATACAGGTTTTGTAATCAACGTGAACAGAAAAGGTAAGACACATAATGAAATCATGAGTGCAGTATTCGCTGCACATTATGGTCCTGTTCATGCAGTTCATCGAAGTCCATgtacttcaaaaatttttattacttgtGGTGACTGGCGGGTTAATATTTGGAGTGACGACATTCATTCGGGTCCAATTATTACAGGGATGAAGCacgttaaaaaaataaccgaTGTAGTATGGTCTCCACATcgtatttcaaattatatgtcAATTTCTGCTGATGGTAAATTCCGTGTTTGGGATCTTTTACGTAAATACCATGAACCAGTCATAACATTACCGGTATCAAAATATCCTTTACTGAAACTCAAGCCCCATGAAGATGGTCAGAAAGTGGCTGTTGGAGATAAAAAAGGCATAGtatatcttttgtatttgtCTGAAAATTTAGTAATATCAAGTGAGACAGATAAGccattaatgttaaaaaattttgatCGCGAAACACGCCGTGAACATATTTTAGAATCAAGAGTGagagaaattaaattaagacTTAAGTTAGAAGATGAAAAACCTGTTGATATGGGTATAATAGATAATGAAGAAGCAATCTTAAAAGTAACAGAAGATGAATATAGAAGTAAAGTATCGCAAGAGATGTTGAATATTGGAAGCTCAGCAGCTATTAGTGGCTCCAAAGGacgtaaaaatattcaaatgcgTGAAAGATAA